From the Glandiceps talaboti chromosome 12, keGlaTala1.1, whole genome shotgun sequence genome, one window contains:
- the LOC144443117 gene encoding long-chain fatty acid transport protein 2-like, with protein sequence MAAPFRPSHVVGAALLTGAVAHTVYPYWLRDLYDIRSKLAFTKEVTARLEARRYVLDMFLEAVHKHPYKQCIIFNSRIYTYGDIDRLSNKFANLIRRRNLKCGDTVAMFMYNEPAFIWAYLGCAKMGVSCAFINYNLRAESLVHCIEVSGATTLVVGLDVELLDALRDNYDKLKTLGFTILTVGPTPDPEKCDGFIPIDKEMEVSSDDAVPLDARIGVQENDVSILVYTSGTTGLPKAARVSHYRQLRAAYLLSDMRHDDRMYIFLPLYHGNAFTLSFANSLRVGATMIIAKKFSVSKFWEDCRRYSVTTFVYIGEICRYLLSPPKNPLDKINNIQVIVGNGLRSDIWKEFKERFNIPVIREFYGATESTVFFSNNDNTPSAVGKLSPFQKKQLGIELVRYDYGTAEPLRVTNGRCIPVKVGQPGLLLCPINETARFDGYLSKKELTEKRIVRNAFKDGDSFFNSGDLMMFDRNYYLYFVDRVGDTFRWKGENVATTEVAQVINSYPEIAEANIYGVTVAGHDGRAGMAAIILRNEQDTFDYKRFYSYVTAHLPPYARPRFLRFCKSMQLTGTFKYTKTGLVKEGFDPNTIKEPLYFLDTSNHTYSPLDAKAYNSVIIGKSRL encoded by the exons ATGGCAGCTCCGTTTCGCCCATCTCATGTAGTGGGAGCTGCACTACTCACAGGCGCCGTGGCACACACCGTTTACCCGTACTGGTTACGAGACCTGTATGATATTCGAAGCAAGTTAGCATTTACAAAGGAAGTGACGGCAAGGCTCGAAGCACGTCGATATGTCTTAGACATGTTTTTGGAAGCTGTTCACAAACACCCATATAAACAATGTATTATATTCAACAGTCGTATATACACCTACGGCGATATTGACAGATTGTCTAACAAATTCGCTAATTTGATCAGACGACGGAATTTAAAATGCGGTGATACAGTagcaatgtttatgtacaatgaACCAGCTTTTATATGGGCCTACCTAGGCTGTGCAAAGATGGGCGTTAGTTGTGCATTTATCAATTATAACCTTAGAGCCGAATCATTGGTACACTGTATTGAAGTCAGTGGTGCTACGACGTTAGTGGTTGGACTGG ATGTGGAGCTTTTAGACGCACTGAGAGACAACTATGATAAATTGAAGACCCTGGGATTCACCATTCTGACCGTTGGGCCAACTCCTGACCCAGAGAAATGTGACGGGTTTATCCCTATTGACAAAGAAATGGAAGTCTCATCCGATGACGCTGTACCACTAGATGCACGAATCGGTGTTCAAGAGAATGATGTATCCATATTGGTTTATACGTCAGGCACAACGG GTTTACCTAAAGCTGCCAGGGTATCGCATTACCGACAACTGAGAGCAGCGTATTTGTTGTCTGATATGAGGCATGACGACAGAATGTACATTTTCCTGCCACTTTACCATGGAAACGCATTCACACTTAGCTTTGCTAATTCACTTCGAGTAG GGGCTACTATGATAATCGCAAAGAAGTTTTCCGTGTCCAAATTTTGGGAAGACTGTCGTCGTTACAGCGTCACCACGTTCGTTTACATCGGTGAAATATGCCGCTATTTGCTTTCCCCGCCAAAG AATCCGTtggataaaataaataatatccaAGTGATAGTAGGAAATGGTTTGAGATCTGATATCTGGAAAGAATTCAAAGAGAGGTTTAACATTCCTGTTATTCGTGAGTTCTATGGGGCTACAGAATCAACCGTTTTTTTCAGTAACAACGACAATACACCCAGTGCCGTTGGAAAGTTATCACCATTCCAAAAG AAACAACTCGGAATTGAATTGGTACGATATGACTACGGCACCGCTGAACCTTTACGTGTTACCAATGGAAGATGTATACCTGTCAAAGTCG GTCAACCAGGTTTATTACTGTGTCCAATCAACGAAACAGCAAGGTTTGATGGGTATTTAAGTAAGAAAGAATTGACTGAGAAGAGGATTGTACGCAACGCATTCAAAGATGGTGATAGTTTCTTCAACAGTGGAGATTTAATGATGTTTGATAGGAACTATTACTTATATTTTGTCGATCGTGTCGGAGATACGTTCAG GTGGAAAGGAGAGAATGTTGCGACAACTGAGGTGGCGCAAGTCATAAACTCATATCCAGAAATTGCAGAAGCCAACATTTATGGTGTCACGGTGGCAG GTCACGATGGCCGTGCGGGAATGGCTGCCATTATTCTTAGAAACGAGCAAGATACTTTCGACTACAAACGGTTTTACTCTTACGTCACAGCTCATCTACCTCCGTACGCACGCCCAAGATTTCTCCGTTTCTGTAAGTCTATGCAGTTGACTGGTACATTCAAATATACGAAGACCGGACTCGTTAAGGAAGGGTTCGACCCAAATACCATCAAAGAGCCATTGTATTTCCTTGATACATCTAACCACACATATTCTCCACTAGATGCCAAGGCTTATAACAGCGTGATTATAGGTAAAAGTCGGTTGTAA
- the LOC144443878 gene encoding kelch domain-containing protein 1-like: MGNETSAQNIKYGQQLNNTVSVEWSKIDCVNPFPARDGHTACGVNNKLYVFGGVVSSGNSEIVESNDLLVFDSDSQTWSKAPTQGQPPSPRSGATMVVIGNKLYLFGGLSRDFGWFDDLHCYDLATSTWSEIDEATGPSPSPRDKIASVAIGNKMYIFGGFGPHVSEEDVLGSQDDDDDYEDDDMVEDQGPQAAADFGWFDDLYVFDTETTKWENPRPIKIYSPTPRAAYGMCAVGNNIAIFGGRDTQCRKSDLYVLDTESMKWLQMTTTGRQPEPRSFHTATSVGKRIVISGGRSQDNKHFNDIHILDTETKEWLQPTIKGSVPPSCGVHTATVVGQHFVIFGGSSDFDSATMQCREYYKDVYMCKTEDIMSGNSLPTPPEENQENAATIANVTSDLEGVQKSTETATAAGTSTGIVNGSQ; the protein is encoded by the exons ATGGGTAACGAAACTTCAGCACAGAACATCAAATATGGACAACAACTGAACAACACCGTGTCCGTAGAATGGTCAAAAATTGACTGTGTAAATCCATTTCCTGCGAGAGACGGACACACAGCTTGTGGGGTCAACAACAAACTCTACGTCTTCGGTGGTGTTGTGTCATCGGGTAACAGCGAAATCGTCGAATCAAATGATTTGCTTGTCTTTGATTCAG ATTCTCAAACATGGAGCAAGGCTCCCACACAAGGTCAACCACCAAGTCCCAGGTCAGGTGCCACAATGGTTGTCATTGGCAACAAACTCTATTTATTTGGAGGTCTTAGTCGTGATTTTGGATGGTTTGATGATTTACACTGTTATGATTTAG CAACTTCAACTTGGTCTGAAATTGATGAAGCCACTGGTCCATCCCCAAGTCCACGAGACAAAATAGCATCAGTTGCTATTGGCAACAAGATGTATATATTCGGTGGATTTGGTCCTCATGTATCTGAGGAAGATGTTCTAGGGTCTCAagacgatgatgatgactatGAAGATGATGACATGGTAGAAGATCAAGGACCACAAGCTGCAGCAGACTTTGGATGGTTTGATGATCTCTATGTCTTTGATACAG AAACGACAAAGTGGGAAAATCCTCGACCTATCAAAATTTATTCACCAACACCAAGAGCAGCGTATGGTATGTGTGCAGTTGGAAATAATATTGCCATATTTGGAGGTAGAGATACACAGTGCAGGAAAAGTGACCTTTATGTTCTTGATACAG AATCAATGAAATGGCTTCAAATGACAACCACAGGACGTCAGCCAGAACCCCGTTCATTTCATACTGCCACCAGTGTTGGTAAACGAATAGTTATAAGTGGAGGTAGAAGTCAggacaacaaacattttaatgatatacatatacttgaTACTG AAACCAAAGAGTGGTTGCAGCCAACAATTAAAGGAAGTGTGCCACCATCTTGTGGAGTACACACAGCTACTGTAGTAGGACAACATTTTGTTATCTTTGGTGGTTCGTCAGACTTTGACAGTGCAACAATGCAGTGTAGAGAGTATTATAAAGATGTCTATATGTGTAAAACAG AGGATATTATGAGTGGAAATTCACTTCCTACTCCCCCTGAAGAAAACCAGGAAAATGCTGCAACAATAGCAAATGTTACCAGTGATCTAGAGGGAGTACAGAAGTCTACTGAAACAGCGACAGCAGCTGGAACATCAACAGGAATTGTCAATGGCAGTCAATGA